A single Candidatus Binataceae bacterium DNA region contains:
- the purM gene encoding phosphoribosylformylglycinamidine cyclo-ligase, translated as MSAAGLTYRGAGVDIDLKQRLVPLFRGLAKIAPGSGVRGGIGGFGALLELPHPESRPVLVAGTDGVGTKLKIAVLMDRHDTVGIDCVAMCVNDILCAGGRPWFFLDYIGIGKLRAGVALDLVKGIARGCAQAGAALVGGETAQLPGLYPPGEYDLVGFAVGVAERTRIPDPKHLRAGDVLVGLQASGLHSNGYSLARQALLERGKLKLNRRVAELGCTLGDELLRPTRIYAKEVLALFADFKLKAIANITGGGVPENLPRILPGNLRAQVRRGAWPVPPIFELIQRCGAIGAAEMERTFNLGLGMIAIFDPAEVDAALTYLRRRRLAAYVIGELSRGRRGVSYV; from the coding sequence ATGAGCGCGGCGGGTCTGACCTATCGCGGCGCGGGGGTTGATATCGACCTCAAGCAACGGCTAGTGCCGCTATTTCGAGGTTTAGCGAAAATCGCGCCGGGGTCTGGAGTCAGGGGCGGGATTGGCGGTTTCGGCGCCTTGCTGGAGCTACCCCATCCCGAAAGCAGGCCCGTGCTGGTGGCGGGCACCGACGGGGTCGGAACCAAGTTGAAAATCGCGGTCCTGATGGATCGGCACGACACGGTAGGAATCGATTGCGTGGCGATGTGTGTCAACGACATTTTGTGCGCCGGCGGCCGTCCCTGGTTTTTTCTCGATTACATCGGAATCGGCAAGCTGCGCGCCGGGGTTGCGCTGGACCTGGTCAAAGGTATTGCGCGCGGTTGCGCGCAGGCGGGCGCTGCGCTGGTAGGCGGCGAAACCGCTCAACTTCCCGGCCTCTACCCGCCCGGCGAGTATGACCTGGTCGGTTTTGCGGTGGGTGTAGCCGAGCGCACTCGTATCCCAGATCCCAAGCACTTGCGCGCGGGCGACGTTCTGGTTGGACTACAAGCCAGCGGTTTGCATTCCAACGGCTATTCGCTGGCCCGCCAGGCGCTGCTGGAGCGAGGCAAGCTGAAACTGAACCGGCGGGTCGCGGAGCTGGGCTGCACGCTGGGTGATGAATTGCTGCGGCCCACCCGCATCTATGCCAAGGAGGTCCTGGCGCTGTTCGCCGATTTCAAGCTCAAGGCAATTGCCAATATCACCGGCGGCGGCGTCCCCGAAAATTTGCCGCGGATTCTGCCGGGCAACCTGCGCGCCCAGGTACGACGTGGCGCTTGGCCCGTCCCGCCCATCTTCGAGCTGATCCAGCGCTGCGGTGCGATCGGCGCGGCGGAGATGGAGCGCACGTTCAACCTCGGGCTGGGCATGATCGCAATCTTTGACCCCGCCGAGGTCGATGCGGCGCTCACCTATTTGCGCCGGCGCCGGCTAGCCGCCTATGTTATCGGAGAGCTGAGCCGGGGGCGGCGCGGCGTGAGCTACGTTTGA
- the glpK gene encoding glycerol kinase GlpK has product MASLVMAIDQGTTGTTVLLLDDNGKLVTRAYGEIRQYYPRPGWVEHDGEEIFASVRALAARALRQARARASDIAAIGLANQRETLLVWDKTSGQPVAPAIVWQCRRSAEICREMRAHQDVIRRRTGLLLDPYFSASKLKWLLDSSPLLRRRAARGKLCFGTIESWLIYRLSGGQVHVSDYTNASRTLLLNLRTRQWDPVMLDLFGVPPEMLPKVVPSRGPLAETAAGMIGVRALPIASAIGDQQAALFGLDAVSAGDTKVTYGTGAFMLMHTGTRLVTSRNRLLTTLALGPQGEPAAALEGSIFVAGAVVQWLRDGLKLIKRAADTERLIASASPNADQTYFVPAFVGLGAPWWDSEARGAIVGLTRGTTAADIVRAGVESIAYQVADVLSAMERDCGKRIVRLQADGGAAANDYLLQFQADLLGRPVQRASLLEATAAGAAKLAGMACGLWPAPPPLTEAKVRRFLPRISSRERTRRVRGWHAAVGRILTQPPPTK; this is encoded by the coding sequence ATGGCTTCTTTGGTGATGGCTATCGATCAGGGTACTACCGGCACCACCGTGCTGCTCCTGGATGATAACGGCAAGCTGGTAACGCGCGCCTACGGTGAAATCCGTCAGTACTATCCGCGGCCGGGATGGGTCGAGCACGACGGTGAAGAGATCTTTGCTTCGGTGCGCGCGCTGGCCGCTCGTGCCCTGCGCCAAGCGCGCGCGCGGGCAAGCGACATTGCCGCCATCGGCCTGGCCAACCAGCGCGAGACTCTGCTGGTGTGGGATAAGACCAGCGGCCAGCCGGTGGCGCCGGCCATCGTCTGGCAGTGCCGGCGCAGTGCGGAGATCTGCCGAGAGATGAGAGCCCACCAAGATGTAATTCGCCGGCGCACCGGGCTATTGCTGGATCCCTACTTCTCGGCCAGCAAGCTCAAATGGCTGCTTGACAGCTCTCCCTTGCTGCGGCGGCGGGCGGCACGCGGCAAGCTGTGCTTTGGCACCATCGAAAGTTGGCTCATTTACCGCCTATCGGGCGGCCAGGTCCATGTCTCCGATTATACCAACGCTTCGCGCACCTTGTTGCTTAATTTGCGTACCCGTCAGTGGGATCCCGTGATGCTGGATCTGTTTGGGGTACCGCCCGAGATGTTGCCCAAAGTGGTGCCCTCGCGCGGGCCGTTGGCGGAAACCGCGGCCGGGATGATCGGGGTACGCGCGCTGCCGATCGCAAGCGCGATCGGAGATCAACAGGCGGCGCTGTTTGGCCTGGACGCCGTGAGCGCGGGCGATACTAAAGTGACTTATGGCACCGGCGCGTTCATGCTGATGCATACCGGGACGCGGTTGGTTACCTCTCGCAACCGCCTGCTGACCACGCTGGCCCTGGGTCCGCAGGGCGAGCCGGCGGCGGCGCTGGAGGGCTCCATCTTTGTCGCTGGAGCGGTCGTGCAATGGCTGCGCGATGGCCTGAAGTTGATCAAACGGGCAGCAGATACCGAACGTTTAATCGCCAGTGCCAGCCCCAACGCTGACCAGACCTATTTCGTGCCCGCCTTCGTTGGTTTGGGCGCGCCCTGGTGGGATAGCGAAGCGCGCGGTGCCATCGTGGGCTTGACCCGTGGCACCACCGCGGCGGACATCGTGCGTGCTGGGGTGGAAAGCATCGCCTACCAGGTCGCTGACGTGCTGAGCGCGATGGAGCGCGATTGCGGCAAGCGAATCGTCCGGCTGCAAGCTGACGGGGGCGCGGCGGCCAACGATTACCTGCTTCAATTCCAGGCCGACCTGCTGGGCCGCCCGGTGCAACGCGCGAGCTTGCTGGAGGCGACTGCCGCGGGCGCCGCCAAACTGGCCGGCATGGCCTGCGGGCTGTGGCCCGCACCGCCGCCCCTAACAGAGGCGAAGGTGCGCCGTTTTCTTCCGCGCATCAGCAGCCGCGAGCGTACCCGACGCGTGCGGGGCTGGCACGCCGCGGTGGGTCGGATCCTAACTCAACCGCCGCCGACAAAGTAG
- a CDS encoding GNAT family N-acetyltransferase, giving the protein MLLRSARPSERDQVLDLLAEWYHDRDFFARYNHHDPAFRDDFCLVAEEGHRIAATLQIFDRQINLAGEPVRLGGIGSVYTSPSHRRQGLASALLELAARRMVDEGFELSLLFTDRTDYYQRFGWEAAERQFTPLFNLASIPGSSAPDDLALFAPGRDLAGVMEVYQEYSGRCDLTVCRDSRYWLGNLQYAGNPDEYFVVRGTATHVRAYARAMRFFDYPMVMEYGCRPGDQASLLPLFKHLGEVANGSARGLGSGACSALAPANPSQPTGLLVTHSAHDSKLEQGLVQAGVSLMHHSDRLYMWRVLLPERIGARLGVRPEEAQRRLIELASSPQSLYWTADRF; this is encoded by the coding sequence ATGCTATTGCGTAGCGCGCGGCCCAGCGAACGAGATCAGGTCCTCGATTTACTGGCCGAGTGGTACCATGATCGCGACTTTTTTGCGCGCTATAATCATCACGATCCCGCCTTTAGAGACGACTTCTGCCTGGTGGCCGAAGAGGGACACCGCATCGCCGCTACCCTGCAGATTTTCGATCGCCAGATCAATCTGGCTGGCGAGCCAGTGAGGCTGGGCGGGATCGGTTCGGTCTACACCAGCCCCTCCCACCGCCGGCAGGGCTTAGCTTCGGCTTTGCTCGAGCTGGCCGCGCGGCGGATGGTCGACGAGGGCTTCGAACTGTCGCTGCTCTTCACCGATCGCACCGACTACTATCAGCGCTTTGGGTGGGAAGCAGCCGAACGGCAGTTCACCCCCTTGTTCAATCTCGCCTCGATCCCAGGCTCCTCAGCGCCGGACGACCTGGCGCTGTTCGCTCCGGGGCGAGATCTCGCCGGGGTGATGGAAGTTTACCAGGAATACAGCGGTCGCTGCGATTTGACCGTGTGCCGCGATTCGCGCTACTGGCTGGGGAACCTACAGTATGCTGGCAATCCCGACGAATACTTCGTGGTTCGCGGCACCGCTACGCACGTCCGCGCTTACGCGCGCGCGATGCGTTTTTTCGATTATCCAATGGTGATGGAATACGGCTGCCGGCCCGGCGACCAGGCCTCGCTGCTACCGCTATTCAAGCATCTGGGTGAAGTCGCCAACGGCTCCGCGCGGGGCCTAGGCTCCGGCGCCTGCTCTGCCTTGGCACCCGCTAATCCCAGTCAGCCCACTGGACTGCTGGTCACCCATTCGGCTCACGATAGCAAGCTAGAACAAGGGCTGGTCCAGGCTGGCGTCAGCTTGATGCATCACAGTGACCGTCTGTACATGTGGCGCGTCCTACTGCCCGAGCGCATTGGCGCGCGCCTGGGCGTGCGGCCTGAAGAGGCCCAACGGCGCCTAATTGAACTGGCCAGCTCGCCACAGTCCCTGTACTGGACGGCGGATCGTTTCTAG
- a CDS encoding glutamate-cysteine ligase family protein, whose amino-acid sequence MSEEIRSIADLIRYFSEGAKAREDWRIGTEYEKVAVFADSGYAIPFSGPRGAEEILRRLADRYGYQPEEEEGRILALKAPNSSITLEPGGQIELSGEQCVDIHCAYAEFSQHVAQLREVASGLDVALLGLGMQPRSRLDQIELLPKTRYRIMYPYMARRGGLGQRMMKQTAGVQANLDYSDEADAMRKLRVAMGIVPLLYAIFANSPLSDGGLNGYLSFRGRVWLDTDPDRCGIPPFVFNEQAGFEDYAQYALDVPMYFIIRDHRYLDLTRPPGLSFRQFLDRGFEGARATMEDWANHLTTIFTEARLKRYLELRTPDSQPPALMLAFPALCKGLLYDLDCTLAAWDLVKRWSPEQRWALTTLAHKAGLETRLAGIRLRDLALELLEIAMSGLSRQGALNARGDNESIYLLRTLDLVRGGHNPASLVVGRWKGPWNYDFGRLVAGTSYDNEEWA is encoded by the coding sequence ATGAGCGAAGAAATCCGCAGCATCGCGGACTTGATCCGCTATTTTTCCGAGGGCGCCAAGGCACGTGAGGATTGGCGGATCGGGACGGAATACGAAAAGGTCGCGGTCTTCGCCGACAGTGGCTACGCGATCCCCTTTTCCGGCCCGCGCGGCGCCGAGGAAATTCTGCGCCGGCTGGCCGATCGCTACGGTTACCAGCCCGAGGAAGAAGAAGGCCGCATCCTGGCGCTCAAGGCGCCAAACTCATCGATCACCTTGGAGCCTGGCGGCCAGATCGAGCTTTCGGGCGAGCAATGCGTCGACATCCACTGCGCCTATGCGGAATTCAGCCAGCATGTGGCACAACTGCGCGAAGTGGCCAGCGGCCTGGACGTCGCACTGCTGGGTCTGGGGATGCAGCCGCGCAGTCGTTTGGATCAGATCGAGCTGCTGCCCAAGACTCGCTATCGCATAATGTATCCGTACATGGCTCGGCGCGGCGGTCTTGGGCAGCGAATGATGAAGCAGACTGCCGGGGTCCAGGCCAACCTCGATTACAGCGACGAAGCGGACGCGATGCGCAAGCTGCGGGTGGCAATGGGGATCGTGCCGTTGCTCTATGCGATCTTTGCCAACTCGCCCCTGAGCGACGGCGGGCTTAACGGCTATCTCAGCTTTCGCGGACGGGTCTGGCTGGATACCGATCCCGACCGCTGCGGGATCCCACCCTTCGTTTTCAACGAGCAGGCGGGCTTCGAGGACTATGCCCAGTATGCCTTGGACGTGCCGATGTATTTCATCATCCGCGACCATCGCTACCTGGATCTGACGCGCCCGCCGGGGCTGAGCTTTCGCCAGTTCCTGGATCGCGGATTCGAGGGTGCTCGGGCCACCATGGAAGATTGGGCCAACCATCTGACCACGATCTTTACCGAGGCCCGACTCAAGCGCTATCTGGAATTGCGTACGCCGGACAGCCAACCGCCGGCCCTGATGTTGGCCTTCCCCGCCCTGTGCAAGGGACTGCTCTATGATCTCGATTGCACCCTGGCGGCCTGGGATCTGGTCAAGCGTTGGAGTCCGGAGCAGCGCTGGGCGCTCACTACACTGGCTCACAAGGCAGGGCTGGAAACCCGGCTGGCAGGTATCCGTTTGCGCGATCTGGCTTTGGAGTTGTTAGAAATTGCCATGTCCGGCTTGAGCCGCCAGGGCGCATTGAATGCGCGCGGCGACAATGAGAGCATATACCTGCTGCGCACGCTGGACTTGGTGCGCGGCGGCCACAATCCGGCCTCGCTGGTGGTGGGGCGCTGGAAAGGACCGTGGAATTACGATTTTGGACGGCTGGTCGCGGGCACATCGTACGACAATGAGGAGTGGGCTTAA
- a CDS encoding ComF family protein: MAVTGASASPSRPRAWAAWGLNFLFPLRCAGCNRLAPSGSQARICLTCAQTVRPPGEPLCLTCGLPLAGASQGQRCARCVRNPPYFNQARALACYDASAEPEGNILASILRRHKYGPNQALGAVLHELLQRDWPLAPRYDLVVPVPLHPTRLRWRGFNQAALFAAAVARHRDYTLGASVLARVIATPPQTAQDFASRQRNIHNAFALRYPGAVAGKRILMVDDVLTTGATVNECARVLRRGGAAEVDVLTVARAL; encoded by the coding sequence ATGGCGGTGACGGGTGCTTCGGCCTCCCCTTCCCGGCCCAGAGCCTGGGCGGCGTGGGGGCTTAATTTTCTCTTTCCTTTGCGCTGCGCCGGATGCAACCGGCTGGCGCCCTCGGGAAGCCAAGCTCGCATTTGCCTGACGTGCGCGCAAACCGTCCGCCCTCCGGGCGAACCGCTGTGCTTGACCTGCGGTCTGCCCCTGGCTGGCGCCAGCCAGGGGCAGCGATGCGCTCGCTGCGTACGTAACCCGCCCTACTTCAATCAGGCCCGCGCTCTGGCCTGTTACGATGCTTCCGCCGAGCCTGAGGGCAATATCCTGGCATCCATTTTGCGCCGTCACAAATACGGCCCCAATCAAGCGCTGGGGGCGGTGCTGCACGAGCTGCTCCAGCGCGACTGGCCGTTGGCCCCGCGCTACGACTTGGTCGTGCCCGTCCCCTTGCATCCGACCCGCCTGCGCTGGCGCGGCTTCAACCAAGCGGCGCTGTTCGCAGCCGCGGTGGCGCGCCATCGCGATTATACGCTGGGAGCCAGTGTCCTGGCCCGAGTGATAGCAACTCCGCCGCAAACCGCTCAAGATTTCGCCAGTCGCCAGCGCAATATCCACAACGCCTTCGCCCTCCGCTATCCTGGCGCGGTGGCCGGCAAACGCATCCTGATGGTGGACGACGTGCTAACCACCGGTGCCACGGTTAACGAATGCGCCCGCGTGCTGCGCCGGGGCGGGGCGGCGGAGGTCGATGTGCTGACTGTTGCACGCGCGCTATGA
- the mscL gene encoding large conductance mechanosensitive channel protein MscL, protein MLDGFKKFLLRGNVVDMAVGVVVGVAFNGVVTALVKDLITPLIAAAGRKPNFSAVNFHLHGATFMLGDFLNALLSFLMIAAVVYYLVVMPVNALVARFTPASVVNTKACPQCAKEIPLAAHRCPYCTSTLG, encoded by the coding sequence ATGCTGGACGGATTCAAAAAATTTCTATTACGCGGCAACGTCGTGGATATGGCGGTGGGAGTGGTAGTAGGGGTGGCCTTCAACGGCGTGGTCACCGCCTTGGTAAAGGATCTGATAACCCCGCTGATCGCGGCGGCCGGCAGAAAGCCCAATTTCAGTGCAGTCAATTTTCACCTTCACGGCGCAACCTTCATGCTTGGCGATTTTCTCAACGCGCTACTTTCGTTCCTGATGATCGCGGCGGTGGTTTATTACCTGGTCGTGATGCCGGTCAACGCCCTGGTCGCGCGCTTTACTCCAGCGTCGGTAGTCAACACCAAGGCGTGTCCGCAATGCGCCAAGGAGATCCCCTTGGCGGCCCATCGATGCCCCTACTGCACCTCCACTTTGGGCTGA
- a CDS encoding DUF1614 domain-containing protein, with product MYPPVSSPMLGLLALLLIVLVAFIEIGVIEYAYARLGISHRAITSLLLLTIAGSLINIPVASVSTRQMVAGQTIYVFGVPYVSPPVISVGHTVIAINLGGALIPTLLSLYLLLRLGGLLRATLATALVAVIVHRVAQIVPGVGIAVPTLLPGIVAAMAAWLVDKRRRASIAYVAGTMGCLIGADLANLARISQMHAPMVSIGGAGTFDGVFVAGIVAVLLA from the coding sequence ATGTATCCTCCGGTAAGCTCGCCGATGCTGGGGCTGCTGGCGCTGTTGCTTATAGTGCTGGTGGCCTTTATCGAAATCGGGGTGATTGAGTATGCCTACGCACGCCTGGGCATCTCCCACCGTGCGATTACATCTTTGCTCCTGCTCACTATCGCTGGCAGCCTGATTAACATCCCGGTTGCCTCGGTAAGCACTCGGCAGATGGTCGCCGGACAGACCATCTATGTGTTTGGAGTGCCCTATGTTTCCCCGCCCGTGATTAGCGTGGGCCACACGGTGATTGCGATTAACTTGGGCGGCGCGCTGATTCCTACCCTCTTGTCGCTCTATCTGCTCTTGCGCCTGGGCGGGCTGCTGCGCGCCACGCTGGCCACCGCGCTGGTGGCCGTGATCGTTCATCGCGTGGCCCAAATTGTGCCCGGCGTCGGGATCGCGGTGCCCACGCTGCTGCCCGGGATCGTCGCCGCCATGGCCGCTTGGTTGGTGGATAAACGCCGGCGGGCGTCGATCGCCTACGTTGCCGGCACCATGGGATGCCTGATTGGTGCCGATTTGGCCAATCTCGCCCGCATCTCGCAAATGCATGCGCCGATGGTCTCGATCGGCGGAGCAGGCACCTTCGACGGCGTCTTTGTGGCCGGAATTGTGGCAGTGCTGCTGGCCTAA
- the purN gene encoding phosphoribosylglycinamide formyltransferase, whose translation MATQLPPVRLGVLISGTGSNLQAIIDAIAQGRLQAEIRLVISNRPLAPGLRRAQEAGLRTLVIDHRGFASRQEFDRRLREALEEAAVELVILAGFMRLLSPVMLEGFPDRIMNIHPALLPAFPGLNVQRAAIEHGARFSGCTVFFVREGIDDGPIIVQAVVPVYPDDSEADLARRIQLQEHRIYPQAIALYQQRRLHISGRRVLIKDWDTSNASAALINPEPD comes from the coding sequence ATGGCCACACAATTGCCGCCAGTACGCCTTGGGGTTCTTATTTCGGGCACAGGCTCCAACCTGCAAGCCATCATCGACGCCATCGCGCAGGGTCGCCTGCAAGCTGAAATCCGTCTGGTGATTTCCAATCGCCCCTTGGCACCCGGGCTACGGCGAGCCCAGGAAGCGGGACTGCGCACGCTGGTGATCGATCATCGCGGTTTCGCCTCCCGCCAGGAGTTCGATCGGCGGCTGCGCGAGGCGTTGGAAGAAGCCGCGGTTGAGTTGGTAATTTTAGCCGGTTTCATGCGCTTACTCTCGCCCGTGATGCTGGAGGGCTTTCCCGACCGCATCATGAATATCCACCCTGCCCTGCTCCCGGCCTTCCCCGGCCTCAACGTGCAGCGAGCGGCGATCGAACACGGAGCAAGATTTTCGGGTTGCACGGTGTTTTTTGTCCGGGAGGGAATCGACGACGGCCCAATCATCGTTCAGGCGGTGGTCCCAGTTTATCCCGATGACAGCGAGGCGGACCTGGCCCGTCGCATCCAGCTCCAGGAGCACCGCATCTACCCGCAGGCGATCGCGCTCTATCAGCAAAGGCGGCTGCACATCAGCGGCCGGCGAGTGCTCATCAAGGATTGGGACACGAGCAACGCCAGCGCCGCGCTGATTAATCCCGAGCCGGACTAA
- a CDS encoding CoA transferase has translation MDKPLEGIRVVDWTIWQLGPTATTMMADLGAEVIKVEQTGSGDPGRGMSSIGGLQVDPAGPNFYFEACNRHKKSLAVDLKTAVGRQIVHRLVERSDVFVQNFRQGVAERLELGYDKLCKLNPRLIYASASGYGPDGPDSQERALDYLGQARSGFMYLASAPPAAMPCYIVGGIADQMGAIMLAYGTMVALLARERTGVGQRLDTSHLGAMVALQGLTVSAAGIQGRAMGTPTREAAANPLWNHYKCQDDKWIALGMIQGDRYWATLCELVGRPDLVSDPRFANHTARTEHRAAAIAVLDQIFASRPLAQWLELFRAQGELIYSAINRIEDLMDDPQVLANQYVVEYEHPMHGLMKLVGLPVKFGSTAGDARGRAPELGEHTEQILTETLGYSWDEVEELRRAGAI, from the coding sequence ATGGACAAACCATTGGAGGGAATCAGAGTGGTGGATTGGACGATCTGGCAGCTCGGTCCGACCGCCACCACGATGATGGCCGATCTGGGCGCAGAGGTGATCAAAGTCGAACAGACCGGCAGCGGCGATCCAGGCCGTGGGATGTCTTCGATCGGGGGTCTCCAGGTCGATCCGGCCGGTCCCAATTTTTACTTTGAAGCCTGCAATCGCCATAAGAAAAGCTTGGCGGTTGACCTCAAGACCGCTGTCGGTCGTCAAATCGTCCATCGCCTGGTCGAGCGCAGCGACGTCTTCGTGCAGAATTTTCGCCAGGGCGTGGCCGAAAGGTTGGAGCTGGGATATGACAAGTTATGCAAACTCAATCCGCGTTTGATTTACGCCAGCGCCTCGGGTTACGGCCCCGATGGCCCCGATAGCCAGGAACGGGCTTTGGATTACCTGGGGCAGGCGCGCTCGGGTTTTATGTACTTGGCCAGTGCGCCGCCGGCGGCGATGCCGTGCTATATCGTGGGCGGAATCGCCGATCAGATGGGAGCGATTATGCTGGCCTACGGCACCATGGTGGCCTTGCTCGCGCGGGAGCGCACCGGCGTTGGTCAGCGCCTGGACACCTCGCATCTGGGCGCCATGGTTGCTCTGCAAGGGCTGACCGTGTCGGCAGCCGGTATCCAGGGGCGAGCGATGGGCACGCCCACCCGCGAGGCGGCCGCCAATCCGCTGTGGAACCATTACAAATGCCAGGACGACAAATGGATCGCTTTGGGGATGATACAGGGGGACCGTTACTGGGCTACCCTGTGCGAGCTGGTTGGACGTCCCGATTTGGTCAGCGATCCGCGCTTCGCCAACCATACCGCGCGCACAGAACATCGCGCGGCGGCGATCGCCGTGCTGGATCAGATCTTTGCCAGCCGCCCGCTGGCCCAATGGCTCGAGCTATTTCGTGCGCAGGGCGAGCTTATCTACAGCGCGATCAATCGAATCGAGGATCTGATGGACGACCCCCAGGTCCTTGCTAATCAGTACGTGGTCGAGTACGAACATCCGATGCATGGTTTGATGAAACTGGTGGGACTGCCGGTGAAATTTGGTTCGACTGCGGGCGATGCCCGCGGTCGAGCACCGGAGTTGGGGGAACACACCGAGCAGATTCTGACCGAAACCCTCGGCTACAGCTGGGACGAGGTCGAAGAACTGCGCCGAGCGGGAGCAATTTGA
- a CDS encoding class I SAM-dependent methyltransferase: MSLNERADWDLRHREWRGAGPESFVLELLPLLPRGLALDVACGAGRHSIFLGRCGYRVHAVDFSLAAIEHLARSARQERLEKVQCLVADLEHYPLPADYYDLIVNINYLDRQLIPRLKRALKPGGALLFETFLIDQAQVGHPSNPRFLLGHYELRELMAGLELTRYRECLTVSPEGVKSWRAGALGRRQ; this comes from the coding sequence ATGAGCTTGAATGAGCGCGCCGACTGGGATCTGCGCCATCGCGAGTGGCGGGGCGCCGGACCCGAAAGCTTTGTGCTGGAGCTGCTACCCCTGTTGCCCCGCGGCTTAGCCCTGGACGTGGCCTGCGGAGCGGGCCGGCACAGCATTTTCCTGGGCCGATGCGGCTACCGGGTCCACGCCGTGGATTTTTCGCTCGCAGCTATCGAGCACCTGGCACGCAGCGCGCGGCAGGAGCGCTTGGAAAAGGTGCAGTGCCTGGTCGCCGACTTGGAGCATTATCCTCTGCCCGCCGACTATTATGACCTCATCGTGAATATTAATTACCTCGACCGCCAATTGATACCGCGGCTCAAGCGCGCGCTCAAACCCGGGGGCGCACTGCTGTTCGAAACTTTTCTGATCGACCAAGCTCAGGTCGGCCATCCCAGCAATCCCCGCTTTCTTCTCGGCCATTACGAATTGCGCGAACTGATGGCGGGCCTGGAACTGACCCGCTATCGGGAGTGCCTAACCGTCAGCCCCGAGGGGGTCAAGTCCTGGCGCGCGGGCGCACTGGGGCGGCGGCAATGA
- the grxC gene encoding glutaredoxin 3, with protein MARVEVYTQKICPYCVRAKALLSRKGIKYEEIDVTDDVELRTRMVERAGGRRTVPEIFINGEIVGGYDELKALDDRGELDRLLAQAG; from the coding sequence TTGGCTCGAGTAGAGGTATACACCCAGAAAATCTGCCCGTACTGCGTTCGGGCCAAGGCTCTGCTGAGCCGTAAGGGGATCAAGTACGAAGAGATCGACGTCACCGACGATGTCGAGCTACGTACCCGTATGGTAGAACGGGCAGGTGGCCGACGAACCGTGCCGGAAATCTTCATCAACGGCGAGATCGTAGGCGGTTACGACGAACTAAAAGCTCTGGATGACCGCGGCGAGCTCGATCGCCTGCTGGCGCAGGCCGGCTGA
- the gspC gene encoding type II secretion system protein GspC yields the protein MRFAISEKSVVALNFALIAGCSYFAAHGVNQLVAAHFNLPPAASSALEEPLPASALTRAVYELVVQRDIFNAYKPPPAPVAPVVMDLHLTLTGTSLLSKSKPFAIIEDQATREQNLYRLGETIPNAGPLVKVEKARVLINHDGKLVALEIPSNGMPQAQPMQGLRRGFPGRLLRSDVHPAGKNNYVIDRSAVQRNLQNLGQLFTQMRAVPNLAGGQTDGFRLSEIQSGSLFQQMGLQDGDVVTSINGQPLNDPTQAIALFNTLRNASNISMEVERGGQPVTLTYNIQ from the coding sequence GTGCGGTTTGCCATCTCTGAGAAATCGGTAGTCGCGCTCAACTTTGCGTTGATTGCAGGTTGTTCCTACTTCGCCGCGCATGGCGTCAACCAGCTTGTCGCAGCCCATTTCAATTTGCCGCCGGCGGCCAGTAGCGCCCTTGAAGAGCCATTACCAGCCAGCGCCCTGACCCGCGCCGTCTACGAACTGGTGGTCCAGCGCGATATCTTCAACGCCTACAAACCGCCGCCCGCGCCCGTCGCGCCCGTGGTCATGGACCTGCATCTGACTCTGACCGGCACCTCGCTTTTGAGCAAATCGAAACCCTTTGCGATTATCGAAGATCAAGCTACACGCGAGCAGAACCTGTACCGCTTGGGCGAGACCATTCCCAACGCCGGACCGTTGGTGAAAGTCGAAAAGGCGCGGGTCCTGATCAATCACGACGGTAAGCTGGTGGCGCTCGAGATACCCAGCAACGGGATGCCTCAGGCGCAACCGATGCAGGGCCTTCGGCGCGGCTTTCCCGGCCGTTTGTTGCGAAGCGACGTCCATCCGGCGGGCAAAAATAACTATGTGATCGACCGCAGCGCCGTGCAGCGTAACCTTCAGAACCTAGGCCAGCTTTTTACTCAGATGCGGGCTGTCCCCAACTTGGCCGGCGGTCAGACCGACGGCTTTCGCCTATCCGAGATTCAGAGCGGTTCACTGTTCCAACAGATGGGGCTGCAGGACGGCGACGTGGTCACCTCAATCAATGGCCAGCCTTTGAACGATCCGACCCAAGCCATCGCCTTGTTCAACACGCTACGCAACGCGAGCAACATTTCGATGGAAGTCGAGCGCGGGGGACAGCCGGTGACCCTCACTTACAACATTCAATAA